The DNA sequence ACGTTCTCATCTTTTACGTCCATTGGAATCGTATGGCGGCGCACAATTGCGAGCGTGTCAGGCAGGGAAAAAACGATCTGTCTTCCCTGCAGCTTCCATGCGTCCGTGCATTCCTGGAGAATGGTGAGGAGCGTATCAACTTCTTTTACCTGGCCGCCCTCGAAAATTCCCGGCGGAAGAAAACGCTCTTCAATTACTTCCACTCCGCTTAGGGAACTGCCCTTCACACGCGCATAGCGAATGACGTGATCGGCAATTAACAGGGCGTGCTGCGTTTTTTTGGGAAAGGAAATATTCATATACGACCCGCTTTCTCTATGTAATACTCTTGCTGAAAATGGTAAAAATTTATTTGTAAGGCTGCCTTGAAAAAAAAGTATTGAAGCGATGAACGTGCGCTTTCGTTACCATGGGAACGCTTCAGCTTATGGTAAAAAGACAGAGCAGGAGCTGCCTTCTCATAAAGGTTCATATATAGCTTGTTTTCAACAAGTTCGCGTAAGGGCCATAAACTTTAACACTGCTATTTGTAAAACGATCTTCTCTAATTATGAGACTGCGGCCCTGCTTTCCGGCAGCTGATCTCTCTTATAAAAATACGAACATTACTAAAGCCTGAATCCAGGAAGCGTAGAGCTCGATCAATGTTTCTCCAGCGAAATAAACAGTTACGGCACCGAGCGCAATAAACGGTCCGAAAGGCACTTCTGTTTTCCGGCCCCATCCCTTTGTTTTCATGCCGATCAATCCGATCACAAGACCGGCTGCGGCCGCGAGAAATAATGACAGAAACATTCCGCTCAGTCCGAGAAGAAGGCCCACAACGCCGTAAAGCTTAATATCGCCGCCTCCTACGCCGCCTTTGGAAACGACAGCCACGAGCAGAAGCAGGACAAAGCCTGCCGCCCCTCCGAGAAACGCATCCCACCACGGATCAAGCGGAGCTGCAGTCAGACGGAGCAGAGCGAGCGGAACGACAAAAAACAAGAGAACTTTATCAGGAATAATTTTTTCGGAAAGATCACTGACGGTAATAATCAGCAGCATCGATACAAACAACAGCGCAGCCAGAAGTTCCCAAGAAAAACCAATCGTATGATAACTCAGGACAAACAGCAGTCCTGACAGCAGTTCAAAAAACGGATAAACAGGCGAAATACTGGTTCCGCATTTCCGGCATCGTCCTCTCTGCAGAACAAAGGAAACAACAGGAATCAGCTCCCATGCACCGAGCGTATAGCCGCATGCAGGACAGTGGGAACGCGGGTGAACGAGCGATTCCCCTTTCGGCAGCCGAAGACCTGCTACGTTGTAAAACGATCCAAGGACAAGCCCTGTAACAAAAATATATATGTACCAGAATACTTCCATTCTTTCAGCTCCAGCCCGCACCAGCGATGATCATGACACTTATTTCCTATTATAGTCGTTTTACGAGAGAGAAGAAACCTCTAAACGAAAGGCATATCCATCTAACTCAGACAGTCAGCCTCATTTTTAAGCTGTGTGAATCTGTTTCATATGTAATTATAAGGAAAAAATTTCTGGACATTGTGAATGATTTTCACTTCGGACGGACGCTTGCCGCGGGGCTCGTCTGCAACTCATTCTTCCAGTGTAAAGCACTGGAAGAATACAGAGTGTTGATTAAGTAAAGAAAGAAGTCTATGTATTCTATTCCTTGTATTTTCTCCTCCGCTTACCGGCGGAAGCCTGCCGTGGGGCTTGTCTTCAGCTATTTCTAATGCCGGACTGCATTGGAAAGGATCTTCAGACGGCGCTTCACACCCACTGGCGTCCCCGCCGGACACTACAGAGAAAATCACCTTTTTTTATAGGAGAAACCTGTATGTAGTACGCTTGTAATCGCAGCAAAGTCTGTCTTTTTGTTCAGAGGCTGGAGCTGTAGAAGGATGAAGAGTGAGTCTTTGTTTTATGAAAGGCAGGTCAGCTGAGAGAGGTTCCCCCGGAAAGCGACTTTTCGAAAGTGGAAAAAGCCAACTGCCTACTTATACAGGAAAAATTACTTTGTAAACAGCCTGAATTCTTCCAGTTTAAAGCACTGGAAGAATGGATTTTCAGACTTCGCTCAAACCCGTCGGAGTTGCCGCCTTTCGTTTCAATCTTCCATCTTTATATATAAATATTTGAATTATTAATTTGATTCAATTTCATAATTGCTTTTATTAAGAAAATATACGAACATTATTAGTTTTTTCAGAAACGAATTTCCTTATTTAAAAAGTGACCGCAGTGCAAGACGGCGTCTCCCGGAGGATCAGTGAAGTCTGAAGATCCACTTTTGCGGGCCCTTCGCAAAAGTCAGCTGAAGACAAGCCCTCGGGAAAGCGTCCGTCTGTAACGGAGGTCACGTTCGGCAGACAAAAAAACTGTTTCCAGCAGGCTTGGCTGCCTGTGGAAACAGTAAGGGTGCTTTATTCTTCAGTACTTGACGTACCGATCGCTTCACGGCCGTCTTCACGGATGTTGGAGATTGTCACTGAGGAGAAAATATTGTCTCCGTTATTAAGTGTTACTCTGTATTCTCCATCCTCACCTGATACGACATATGCATTTTCATAAGCGTCACCGTCCGGATCTTCAAGCTCTGCTTCCAGATAATCAGCACTTACAAGGTTAATCTCACCTTCCGTAGCATCACTTAAAGCATCAAACCTTGTACCTGCATCTGCATTTTCAGAAATAGTCGCGAGTCTTGCTGAGCTTACCATTGCTTCTGCGTTGGCAATGTGGGCGTCCTGACGGGAGTTATCGATGATACCGGAAACGCTCGGTATAGCAATGGCTGCGATGATACCAAGAATAACGATAACCGCCAGCAGCTCCACGAGCGTGAGACCTTTCTGGTTTTTTACATACTGTCGAATGTTCTTTACAATTTTCCTCATGTTCAATCCCTCCAAAAAATCTAATTATTAGTTGATGCATTGTTCCCTACAGTGAACGTTTCCGCCTGAATAAATAAAACCGGCCCTTTCCCCCATAGTTGAAAAAAGCCGGTTGCACTACTCGCTCCTCTTCCATCAAGTGCCCACATAAAACGGAAGTTTCATTGCTCTTTTCATATAGAGTTGCCTGGTTTTAAACGCCTCACAAGTTTCCTCAGCATTTTGCGTGCTTCGGGAACGGGCGAATGGATTAAGGTGATAATAAAGCGCTAGATCAGTTCCTATTGTATACCATATAAAAAATAAAACAAGCTCTTTAGTCCTAAATATTTTGTCTTCCAGCACTTTTTAGGATAAAGTCCTAATCCATTTTGACCCTTGATTTTCTTTTCTGGGCCTAAAGATGAAAAGCTTCTATTGGATCGTATCGAAGACTTCGAACATTGGGACGGCAATAGCTGCGACAATGACCCCGACAACGACGGCAAGTACTGCAATAAGCACGGGTTCAAGCATACTTTTCATACGGTCGGTAGACTGGTCCACTTCTTCCTCATAATAATCGGCAACTTTAGCAAACATCTGATCAAGTGCCCCGGTTTCTTCCCCAACCGCTACCATCTGGGTGACAAGCGGAGGGAAGATCCAATGGTTTTCCATCGGTACAGCCAGTGATTCCCCTTTCTCGAGCGAAACCTTCGAATCCCGGATTACTGAAGCAAGCACTTCGTTACCGACGATCCGCTCCACGATGGAGGTGGCGTGCAGAATCGGGACGGAGCTCGAAAACAGGGAACTCCACGTCCGGCTCATCCGCGCCAGTGCGGCTTTGCGGAGAATGCTCCCGATAACCGGGAGGCGCAGCAGCACG is a window from the Alkalicoccus halolimnae genome containing:
- a CDS encoding prepilin peptidase; the encoded protein is MEVFWYIYIFVTGLVLGSFYNVAGLRLPKGESLVHPRSHCPACGYTLGAWELIPVVSFVLQRGRCRKCGTSISPVYPFFELLSGLLFVLSYHTIGFSWELLAALLFVSMLLIITVSDLSEKIIPDKVLLFFVVPLALLRLTAAPLDPWWDAFLGGAAGFVLLLLVAVVSKGGVGGGDIKLYGVVGLLLGLSGMFLSLFLAAAAGLVIGLIGMKTKGWGRKTEVPFGPFIALGAVTVYFAGETLIELYASWIQALVMFVFL
- a CDS encoding prepilin-type N-terminal cleavage/methylation domain-containing protein — protein: MRKIVKNIRQYVKNQKGLTLVELLAVIVILGIIAAIAIPSVSGIIDNSRQDAHIANAEAMVSSARLATISENADAGTRFDALSDATEGEINLVSADYLEAELEDPDGDAYENAYVVSGEDGEYRVTLNNGDNIFSSVTISNIREDGREAIGTSSTEE